One genomic segment of Falco peregrinus isolate bFalPer1 chromosome 7, bFalPer1.pri, whole genome shotgun sequence includes these proteins:
- the PTP4A1 gene encoding protein tyrosine phosphatase type IVA 1 — MARMNRPAPVEITYKNMRFLITHNPTNATLNKFIEELKKYGVTTVVRVCEATYDTAPVEKEGIQVLDWPFDDGAPPSNQIVDDWLNLLKVKFREEPGCCIAVHCVAGLGRAPVLVALALIECGMKYEDAVQFIRQKRRGAFNSKQLLYLEKYRPKMRLRFKDSNGHRNNCCIQ; from the exons ATGGCCCGAATGAACCGCCCAGCTCCTGTGGAAATCACTTACAAGAACATGAGATTCCTAATCACACACAATCCAACCAATGCAACCTTAAACAAATTTATTGAG GAACTTAAGAAATACGGTGTTACGACAGTGGTAAGAGTGTGTGAAGCTACTTATGACACTGCTCCGGTGGAAAAAGAAGGCATTCAGGTTTTG GATTGGCCCTTTGATGACGGTGCTCCACCATCCAACCAGATTGTTGATGATTGGCTAAACCTCCTTAAAGTTAAGTTTCGTGAAGAACCTGGTTGTTGTATCGCTGTACACTGTGTTGCTGGTCTTGGAAG AGCTCCAGTCTTAGTTGCTCTTGCGCTGATAGAATGTGGAATGAAGTATGAAGATGCAGTGCAGTTCATAAGACA GAAGCGGCGTGGAGCTTTTAACAGCAAGCAACTTCTGTACTTGGAGAAATACCGCCCCAAGATGCGTCTGCGCTTTAAAGACTCCAATGGTCACCGAAATAATTGTTGTATTCAGTAA